The DNA window cgccaacgagtacgccctcgcccacggcAAGACGCCCTTTAGCATCTACCAGGGCCGCTGGAACGTCATGCGCCGCGACTTTGAGCGCGACATCatccccctcgcccgccactacggcatggccctcgccccctgggacgtcctcggcggcggcaagttCCAGACCAGGCGCGCCATCGAGGAGCGCaggcagcgcggcgagggcctgcgtAACATCTTCTCCGCCGAccagagcgacgacgagaggcGCGTGagcgaggccctcgaggccgtcgcccgcgagctcggcgtcgagtccatcaccgccgtcgccctcgcctaCGTCAGGGCCAAGGCGCACAACGTCTtccccctcgtcggcggccgcaagATCGAGCATCTCGACGACAACATCCGCGCCCTGAGCATCAAGTTGACCCCGGCCCAGGTCGAgttcctcgagggcgtcaccAGCTTCGACATTGGCTTCCCCAACGACTTCATCGGCCCGGACCCCCACGTGACGGGCAAGTTTAccgggctggcggccgccaacgcgccgTTGCAAGTCGAGCTGGAGCCCAAGCCCGTAGGCCTGGCGTGACGGACGGCGGTCCGCTTATAAGTAGTAGTGAATAATGAAAGTGTTTTGGTTCATCAAGATGTATCGTCTGGTTCTCTGAAACGCCTTCTGGTGAGCATCGAGACAGGTGTTGTAGACGTTGAATGTGAGCTTTCACCAGCTCATTGCGGACGTGTCCGGCACGGCTGTCGTGGTGGTTCACCACTTCTGCATGATATGTCATTGCACCACCCTCTCCATCACTCCCACGCACAGGTCCTGACCCGACAAAACATACCTGACGAGACTGACGAGACATGGCCGACGCAACGCAGTGGTGTGTGCCCGACGCAATCCCTACCCGACGCCAGGTACACACATACCTCACGCAGCCGTCCCTTGTCTATTATGAAACGGCGCGACCCAAATTTTTATAGGCCTGATTTATCGAGAGAAATCTTTGGTTCTTAGACCCCTCGTTCGGCTGACCTTTTTCCTACGTCTCTCCCACAAGGCGGCTACAACTATACCCACCCTCTCTCTACCTATAGATGCCCTATGTACAGCAACCATTGGGGAAAAAAACCACCTCTCAGTCCGTCGCCTTGTACTTTCGGCGGTACTCCTCGGTGCGCTgcacgtcctcggcggtcGCGAAGCCCTGCATGCCGGCaatgatgtcgtcgagggtCAGGATGGCGAAGATGGGGATGCCGTactccttgcgcagctcgccgatgGCGCTGGGGCCGGGCTTggagtcgtcgccgtcggcggcggggagcttCTCCatgcggtcgagggcgacgacgatgccggcgacgatgccgccctccTTGCGGAtcttgtcgatggcgtcgcgcttggcggtgccggcggtgatgacgtcgtcgacgatgagcacGCGCTTGCCCCGGAGTGGCGCGCCGACAAtgttgccgccctc is part of the Purpureocillium takamizusanense chromosome 7, complete sequence genome and encodes:
- the AAD14 gene encoding Putative aryl-alcohol dehydrogenase aad14 (COG:C~EggNog:ENOG503NWH7); translated protein: MAEVIFGAAPEPKTELGRYRILSSTAGIRVSPLQLGAMSVGDAWAGFMGSMSKEQSFALLDHFAEAGGNFIDTANNYQAEQSEAWIGEWMAARGNRDQMVVATKYTTDYKSYALGKGRAPNHCGNSRRSMRVSLRDSLRKLRTDWVDILYLHWWDFTTSVREIMDALHVLVQQGQVLYLGASDTPAWLVAAANEYALAHGKTPFSIYQGRWNVMRRDFERDIIPLARHYGMALAPWDVLGGGKFQTRRAIEERRQRGEGLRNIFSADQSDDERRVSEALEAVARELGVESITAVALAYVRAKAHNVFPLVGGRKIEHLDDNIRALSIKLTPAQVEFLEGVTSFDIGFPNDFIGPDPHVTGKFTGLAAANAPLQVELEPKPVGLA
- the URA5 gene encoding Orotate phosphoribosyltransferase (BUSCO:EOG09264O9F~COG:F~EggNog:ENOG503NY1H), with translation MTSQLPAYKQDFLKAAIDGGVLKFGSFELKSKRISPYFFNAGEFHTARLAGAISSAFAQTIIDAQQRDGLDFDIVFGPAYKGIPLCSAIAIKLGEQAPANLDRVSYSFDRKEAKDHGEGGNIVGAPLRGKRVLIVDDVITAGTAKRDAIDKIRKEGGIVAGIVVALDRMEKLPAADGDDSKPGPSAIGELRKEYGIPIFAILTLDDIIAGMQGFATAEDVQRTEEYRRKYKATD